A DNA window from Streptomyces canus contains the following coding sequences:
- a CDS encoding DUF6214 family protein, which produces MSVWPAWEVREDGGVMAWFHVRLAFADGARVDTLAVVAEGGVPLEDVRAQPALSLEDLGALADWIEGPLFEACGVTPSGTAEQMGSRARPAWPRGMEGCWLIAQEYRAAQEDGVDPVLAVMCATGHSRRTSLRLISQARDAGFLTPRHARR; this is translated from the coding sequence GTGTCCGTGTGGCCCGCGTGGGAAGTGCGGGAGGACGGGGGCGTGATGGCGTGGTTCCACGTCCGGCTGGCCTTCGCCGACGGTGCCCGGGTGGACACGCTCGCGGTGGTGGCCGAAGGCGGCGTGCCCCTGGAGGACGTACGGGCGCAGCCGGCGCTGTCGCTCGAGGACCTGGGCGCCCTCGCCGACTGGATCGAGGGCCCGCTCTTCGAGGCCTGTGGAGTGACGCCTTCCGGTACCGCGGAGCAGATGGGCAGCCGTGCCCGCCCCGCCTGGCCGCGCGGCATGGAAGGGTGTTGGTTGATCGCCCAGGAGTACCGAGCCGCCCAGGAGGACGGGGTCGACCCGGTTCTCGCGGTGATGTGCGCGACCGGGCACAGCCGCCGCACGTCGCTCCGGCTCATCTCCCAGGCGCGCGACGCGGGCTTCCTGACGCCACGTCACGCAAGGCGCTGA
- a CDS encoding FAD-dependent oxidoreductase, whose translation MRVAVVGSGPSGCYTAQSLVQQDPDVLVDVLDRLPCPYGLVRYGVAPDHEKIKSLQNNLRTVLEHERVRFLGGIEIGPGGVPAARLRELYHAVVYCVGAATDRHLGIPGEDLPGSWSATEFVSWYSAHPDSTADGFVVGARSAVVIGVGNVAVDVTRMLARGVTELSPTDMPHPALTALAASRVTDVHMVGRRGPSQARFTTKELRELGSLPDTHVAASAAELALDPAYLDPSALPAPQRRNVEVLRGWAAAESRPTSRRISLRFFLRPVEVLADGGRVGAVRFERTVPDGRGGVRGTGEFEEIEAQLVLRSVGYRGIPVEGLPFDAESGTVPNVDGRVVHGCSAVPREYVAGWIKRGPTGVIGTNRPDAKETVTSLLEDAPTLVHKELREDPLDALRAEGAEPVEWAGWCAIERAEAELGASLGRGVVKLPDWQSLMNAVHGNVP comes from the coding sequence ATGCGTGTCGCCGTCGTCGGCTCCGGGCCCAGCGGGTGCTACACCGCCCAGAGCCTCGTCCAGCAGGATCCCGACGTGCTCGTCGACGTCCTGGACCGGCTGCCGTGCCCGTACGGCCTGGTGCGCTACGGCGTGGCACCGGACCACGAGAAGATCAAATCGCTCCAGAACAACCTGCGGACGGTCCTGGAGCACGAGCGCGTGCGGTTTCTCGGTGGCATCGAGATCGGCCCGGGCGGGGTGCCGGCCGCGCGGCTGCGCGAGCTGTACCACGCCGTCGTGTACTGCGTGGGCGCCGCGACCGACCGGCATCTGGGGATCCCGGGCGAGGATCTGCCGGGCAGCTGGTCGGCGACGGAGTTCGTGTCCTGGTACAGCGCGCATCCGGACTCCACGGCCGACGGTTTCGTGGTCGGCGCCCGGTCGGCGGTGGTCATCGGTGTGGGGAACGTCGCGGTCGACGTGACGCGGATGCTGGCCCGCGGGGTGACGGAGCTCAGCCCGACCGACATGCCGCATCCGGCGCTCACCGCGCTGGCCGCCAGCCGCGTCACGGACGTCCACATGGTGGGTCGGCGGGGCCCCTCCCAGGCCCGCTTCACCACCAAGGAGCTGCGCGAGCTGGGTTCACTGCCGGACACCCACGTGGCGGCAAGTGCCGCGGAGTTGGCGCTGGATCCGGCATACCTGGACCCCTCTGCCCTGCCGGCGCCGCAACGCCGGAACGTGGAGGTGCTGCGAGGCTGGGCGGCCGCGGAGTCACGACCGACCTCCCGCAGGATCTCGTTGCGCTTCTTCCTGCGTCCCGTCGAAGTCCTCGCCGACGGCGGCCGCGTGGGCGCGGTCCGCTTCGAGAGGACGGTGCCGGACGGGCGCGGCGGCGTGCGCGGCACCGGTGAATTCGAGGAGATCGAGGCCCAGTTGGTGCTGCGCTCGGTGGGCTACCGGGGCATTCCGGTGGAGGGACTGCCGTTCGACGCGGAGAGCGGCACGGTACCCAACGTCGACGGACGTGTCGTGCACGGCTGTTCCGCCGTCCCGAGAGAGTACGTGGCCGGCTGGATCAAGCGCGGCCCGACCGGCGTGATCGGCACCAACCGCCCGGACGCCAAGGAGACGGTGACCTCGCTGCTCGAGGACGCCCCTACGCTCGTACACAAAGAGCTGCGCGAGGACCCACTTGACGCACTGCGGGCAGAGGGCGCCGAACCGGTGGAGTGGGCGGGCTGGTGCGCGATCGAGCGGGCGGAGGCGGAGCTCGGTGCGTCCCTGGGCCGGGGCGTGGTGAAGCTCCCGGACTGGCAGTCCCTGATGAACGCGGTGCACGGCAATGTCCCTTAG
- a CDS encoding nucleobase:cation symporter-2 family protein: MAQTTPVHPVDEVPPVRQLAAFGLQHVLAMYAGAVAVPLIVGGAMKLSPADLAYLITADLLVCGIATLIQCIGFWRFGVRLPIMQGCTFAAVSPMVLIGTTGGGLPAIYGSVIVAGLAIMLLAPVFGSLLRFFPPLVTGTVILIIGISLLPVAGNWVAGGAGSADFGAPKNIALAGFVLVVVLGVQRFAPAFLSRIAVLIGIGVGLAVAVPFGFTDFDGVADADWVGISTPFHFGAPTFEFSAIVSMLVVALVTMTETTGDLIAVGEMTDRRIEPRSLSDGLRADGLSTVLGGVFNTFPYTAYAQNVGLVGMTGVRSRWVVATAGGVLVLLGLLPKLGAVVAAVPAPVLGGAGLVMFGTVAASGLRTLTQVDFKGNNNLTVVAVSVAMGVLPVGVPTIYEKFPDWFQTVMNSGISAGCLTAIVLNLLFNHLPGKAGSAAPEPDGLAGGGAEEGVEKSREEVV; this comes from the coding sequence ATGGCTCAAACCACCCCTGTGCATCCCGTAGACGAAGTACCCCCGGTACGGCAGCTCGCCGCCTTCGGCCTCCAGCACGTCCTCGCGATGTACGCGGGCGCCGTGGCCGTCCCCCTGATCGTCGGCGGCGCGATGAAGCTGTCGCCCGCGGATCTGGCGTATCTGATCACCGCGGACCTCCTGGTGTGCGGTATCGCCACGCTCATCCAGTGCATCGGCTTCTGGCGTTTCGGCGTACGGCTCCCGATCATGCAGGGCTGCACGTTCGCGGCCGTGTCACCGATGGTCCTGATCGGCACGACGGGCGGCGGGCTCCCGGCGATCTACGGCTCGGTGATCGTCGCGGGCCTCGCGATCATGCTGCTCGCACCCGTCTTCGGCTCGTTGCTCCGCTTCTTCCCGCCGCTGGTCACAGGCACGGTGATCCTGATCATCGGCATCTCGCTGCTGCCGGTCGCCGGCAACTGGGTCGCGGGTGGCGCCGGATCGGCCGACTTCGGCGCCCCGAAGAACATCGCGCTCGCCGGGTTCGTCCTGGTGGTGGTGCTGGGTGTGCAGCGGTTCGCGCCGGCGTTCCTGAGCCGGATCGCGGTGCTGATCGGCATCGGGGTCGGCCTGGCAGTGGCCGTCCCCTTCGGGTTCACGGACTTCGACGGGGTCGCCGACGCGGACTGGGTCGGGATCAGCACGCCGTTCCACTTCGGGGCGCCGACCTTCGAGTTCTCGGCGATCGTGTCGATGCTGGTCGTGGCACTGGTGACGATGACCGAGACGACCGGTGACCTGATCGCGGTGGGCGAGATGACGGACCGCAGGATCGAGCCGCGCTCCCTGTCGGACGGCCTGCGCGCCGACGGCCTGTCGACCGTGCTCGGCGGTGTCTTCAACACCTTCCCGTACACGGCGTACGCCCAGAACGTCGGTCTCGTCGGCATGACCGGGGTGCGCAGCCGCTGGGTCGTCGCCACGGCCGGCGGCGTCCTGGTCCTGCTGGGCCTGCTGCCCAAGCTGGGCGCTGTGGTCGCGGCCGTACCGGCTCCGGTGCTGGGCGGAGCGGGCCTGGTGATGTTCGGGACGGTCGCGGCGAGCGGCCTGCGAACTCTCACCCAGGTGGACTTCAAGGGCAACAACAACCTGACCGTGGTGGCCGTCTCGGTGGCCATGGGCGTGCTGCCGGTCGGCGTTCCGACGATCTACGAGAAGTTCCCCGACTGGTTCCAGACGGTGATGAACAGCGGCATCAGCGCGGGCTGTCTGACGGCGATCGTGCTGAACCTGCTCTTCAACCACCTGCCCGGGAAGGCCGGTTCAGCCGCTCCCGAGCCGGACGGCCTGGCGGGCGGCGGCGCCGAGGAGGGCGTCGAGAAGTCCCGGGAAGAGGTCGTCTAG
- a CDS encoding ArsR/SmtB family transcription factor, whose amino-acid sequence MTSPAVSSRALPHPERGEIRLEGVLHALSDPMRLQIVRELAAVSDELSCSHFDLPVTKSTTTHHFRVLRESGVIRQIYRGTAKMNGLRRDDLDDLFPGLLDALLGAAARQAVRLGSG is encoded by the coding sequence GTGACCTCCCCCGCCGTCAGCAGTCGTGCCCTCCCGCACCCCGAGCGCGGCGAGATCCGGCTGGAGGGCGTTCTGCACGCCCTCTCCGATCCGATGCGTCTGCAGATCGTGCGAGAGCTCGCCGCGGTCAGCGACGAGCTCTCCTGTTCGCACTTCGATCTGCCCGTCACCAAGTCGACGACCACCCACCACTTCCGGGTCCTGCGCGAGAGCGGAGTGATCCGGCAGATCTACCGTGGCACGGCCAAGATGAACGGCCTGCGCCGGGACGACCTAGACGACCTCTTCCCGGGACTTCTCGACGCCCTCCTCGGCGCCGCCGCCCGCCAGGCCGTCCGGCTCGGGAGCGGCTGA
- a CDS encoding NADH:flavin oxidoreductase/NADH oxidase: protein MSALFEPCTLRDVTIPNRVWMPPMCQYSAAPDGPETGAPNDWHFAHYAARAAGGTGLIIVEATGVSPEGRISPYDLGIWNDTQVEAFRRITRFLLSQGTVPGIQLAHAGRKASTDQPWKGGAPLGPDARGWQPLGPSALAFDTKHPVPTELTADHIAEVVSQFADAARRALAAGFEVAEIHGAHGYLIGNFLSPHSNHRTDEYGGSYENRTRFALEVVDAVRAVWPDDKPLFFRISATDWLEEGGWTPDDTVRFAHDLQAHGIDLLDVSTGGNASGVRIPVSPGYQVPFAARVKAETTLPVAAVGLITETGQAEKILSNGEADAVLLGRELLRNPSWARHAARELGGEVHVPEQYHRSV from the coding sequence GTGAGCGCACTCTTCGAGCCCTGCACCCTCCGCGACGTGACGATCCCGAACCGGGTGTGGATGCCGCCGATGTGCCAGTACTCGGCCGCTCCTGATGGTCCCGAGACCGGCGCCCCGAACGACTGGCACTTCGCTCACTACGCGGCGCGCGCGGCCGGCGGCACGGGCCTGATCATCGTCGAGGCCACCGGTGTCAGTCCCGAGGGGCGCATCTCCCCCTACGACCTCGGCATCTGGAACGACACCCAGGTCGAGGCGTTCCGCCGCATCACCCGATTCCTGCTCTCCCAGGGCACGGTCCCGGGAATCCAGCTCGCACATGCGGGACGCAAGGCCTCCACCGACCAGCCGTGGAAGGGCGGCGCGCCGCTCGGCCCGGACGCGCGGGGATGGCAGCCGCTGGGCCCCAGCGCGCTGGCGTTCGACACGAAGCACCCGGTGCCGACAGAGCTGACGGCTGATCACATCGCCGAGGTGGTGAGCCAGTTCGCGGACGCGGCCCGTCGCGCTCTGGCCGCCGGTTTCGAAGTCGCCGAGATCCACGGCGCCCACGGCTACCTGATCGGCAACTTCCTCTCCCCGCACAGCAATCACCGCACCGACGAGTACGGCGGCTCCTACGAGAACCGCACCCGCTTCGCGCTGGAGGTCGTCGACGCGGTGCGCGCGGTCTGGCCCGACGACAAGCCCCTCTTCTTCCGCATCTCGGCGACCGACTGGCTGGAGGAGGGTGGCTGGACCCCGGACGACACCGTCCGCTTCGCCCACGACCTCCAGGCGCACGGCATCGACCTCCTGGACGTCTCCACCGGCGGCAACGCGTCGGGCGTCCGCATCCCGGTCAGCCCCGGCTACCAGGTCCCCTTCGCCGCCCGCGTCAAGGCGGAGACCACCCTCCCGGTCGCCGCGGTCGGCCTCATCACGGAGACCGGACAGGCCGAGAAGATCCTCTCCAACGGCGAGGCGGACGCGGTGCTGCTGGGCCGCGAACTGCTGCGCAACCCGTCCTGGGCGCGGCACGCCGCGCGGGAGCTGGGCGGAGAGGTGCATGTTCCGGAGCAGTACCACCGGTCGGTCTGA
- a CDS encoding extracellular catalytic domain type 1 short-chain-length polyhydroxyalkanoate depolymerase, with protein sequence MLPALLSLLAAVLFAAPTASARTEAAPTATLAEITDFGTNPSNLQMYLYVPDNVTAHPAVVVAVHYCTGSGPAMYNGTEWAQLANTYGFVVIYPSVTRSSKCFDVSSPQALKRGGGSDPVGIKSMIDWTVRTYSADTSRIYATGISSGAMMTNVLLGDYPDVFAAGAAFSGVPFGCFATTDGSEWNSACSGGTITHTPQEWGDLVRAAYPGYTGTRPRMQVWHGTEDDVLRYPNFGEEIKQWTNVLGVSQTPAATDSPVSGWTRTRYGATGDRAPVEAISLQGVGHNLYTTGMAARALTFFGLDSSGPAPQPQPGACKVTATTNAWNTGLTASVTITNTGTTTINSWQLAFTLPTGQTITNGWGATYTPSSGTVTAANATYNGTIAPNASVSIGYQANHGGNSAAPGAFTLNGTACTAG encoded by the coding sequence GTGCTGCCGGCCCTGCTGTCGTTACTCGCGGCGGTGCTCTTCGCCGCTCCCACCGCATCGGCCCGCACGGAGGCCGCCCCCACGGCCACCCTCGCCGAGATCACCGACTTCGGTACGAATCCCAGCAATCTCCAGATGTACCTGTACGTGCCGGACAACGTCACCGCGCACCCGGCGGTCGTCGTGGCCGTGCACTACTGCACCGGATCCGGACCGGCCATGTACAACGGCACCGAGTGGGCCCAACTGGCCAACACCTACGGCTTCGTGGTGATCTACCCCTCGGTCACCCGGTCCAGCAAGTGCTTCGACGTCTCCTCGCCGCAGGCACTGAAACGGGGCGGCGGCAGCGACCCCGTCGGGATCAAGTCGATGATCGACTGGACGGTGCGCACCTACTCCGCCGACACCAGCAGGATCTACGCCACCGGCATCTCCTCCGGCGCGATGATGACGAACGTCCTGCTCGGCGACTACCCGGACGTGTTCGCGGCGGGCGCGGCCTTCTCCGGCGTCCCCTTCGGCTGCTTCGCGACGACCGACGGCTCGGAGTGGAACAGCGCCTGCTCCGGCGGCACGATCACCCACACCCCGCAGGAGTGGGGCGACCTGGTCCGCGCCGCCTACCCCGGCTACACCGGCACCCGGCCGCGCATGCAGGTGTGGCACGGCACCGAGGACGACGTGCTGCGGTACCCCAACTTCGGGGAGGAGATCAAGCAGTGGACGAACGTCCTCGGCGTCAGCCAGACGCCTGCCGCCACCGACTCGCCGGTCTCCGGCTGGACCCGCACCCGCTACGGCGCCACCGGTGACCGGGCCCCCGTCGAGGCGATCAGCCTCCAGGGCGTCGGCCACAACCTCTACACCACCGGCATGGCCGCCCGCGCCCTCACCTTCTTCGGCCTCGACAGCTCGGGCCCGGCACCCCAACCCCAGCCGGGCGCCTGCAAGGTGACGGCCACGACGAACGCCTGGAACACGGGCCTGACGGCGTCCGTGACGATCACCAACACCGGCACCACTACGATCAACAGCTGGCAGCTGGCCTTCACCCTCCCCACCGGCCAGACCATCACCAACGGCTGGGGCGCCACGTACACCCCGTCCTCCGGCACGGTGACGGCGGCGAACGCGACGTACAACGGCACGATCGCGCCCAACGCGAGCGTCAGCATCGGGTACCAGGCGAATCACGGCGGGAACAGTGCGGCGCCGGGTGCGTTCACACTCAACGGGACGGCCTGTACGGCGGGTTGA
- a CDS encoding non-reducing end alpha-L-arabinofuranosidase family hydrolase — MRTFISGRVLTLFALGLTTLAPGPAAAGHRTGPLPDSFGWSSTGPLIGPKPDAGHPVVSMKDPTVFRSKNRRHPYMTTADGAGAWSLARTSSADWSRAADAPLAFRDADPNIGNRHAAVPQGFHFAPQKLSYTVHQTGPPAYSTTKDPAGPGRWSAPRSFFDSETPVLTESQGSGCWLDFWTICDRSDGYLFSDDNGHQYRSRTTLAEFPNGFRDTEIVIVEPNCFDLFEASNVHRLGHSGTYLMLVGALATGSDWRRCFHAWTADSPGGTWKPPADTEANALIRSNDVTFQDGRSARTKDFSHGEAIRAGVDRSHSQLPWRLALLTQTNSSC; from the coding sequence ATGCGTACGTTCATCAGCGGCAGGGTGCTCACCCTGTTCGCCCTGGGACTCACAACCCTCGCCCCCGGACCGGCGGCAGCGGGCCACCGGACCGGCCCGCTGCCGGACTCCTTCGGCTGGTCCTCCACCGGCCCGCTGATCGGCCCCAAGCCGGACGCCGGCCACCCGGTCGTCTCCATGAAGGACCCGACGGTCTTCCGGTCCAAGAACCGCCGGCACCCCTACATGACGACCGCGGACGGCGCCGGTGCGTGGAGCCTCGCCCGCACGAGCTCCGCCGACTGGTCGCGGGCGGCCGACGCGCCCCTGGCCTTCCGGGACGCCGACCCGAACATCGGCAACCGGCACGCGGCCGTACCCCAGGGCTTCCACTTCGCGCCGCAGAAGCTCTCGTACACGGTCCACCAGACCGGTCCGCCGGCGTACTCCACGACCAAGGACCCGGCCGGTCCGGGCAGGTGGAGCGCGCCGCGCTCCTTCTTCGACAGCGAGACCCCGGTCCTCACGGAGAGCCAGGGCTCGGGTTGCTGGCTGGACTTCTGGACGATCTGCGACCGGAGCGACGGCTACCTCTTCTCCGACGACAACGGCCATCAGTACCGCTCCCGGACCACCCTCGCCGAGTTCCCGAACGGCTTCCGCGACACCGAGATCGTGATCGTCGAGCCCAACTGCTTCGACCTGTTCGAGGCGAGCAACGTCCACCGCCTCGGCCACAGCGGCACGTACCTGATGCTCGTGGGAGCCCTGGCCACCGGCTCCGACTGGCGCCGCTGCTTCCATGCCTGGACCGCCGACAGTCCGGGCGGCACGTGGAAGCCGCCGGCCGACACCGAGGCGAACGCGCTCATCCGCTCGAACGACGTGACCTTCCAGGACGGCCGGTCCGCCCGGACCAAGGACTTCAGCCACGGTGAGGCGATCCGTGCGGGAGTGGACCGGAGCCACTCCCAACTGCCATGGCGGCTGGCCCTGTTGACCCAGACGAACTCCTCCTGCTGA
- a CDS encoding pectate lyase family protein: protein MRTRPPRTHAQRSALAAGAAALATAAALAVPQPAGAAETSPIGFGAGTTGGGSASAVTVSTLSAFKTAVTGSTAKVVKVNGLISLSGTVDVGSNTTVLGVGSSSGFTGGGLRLKKVTNVVVRNLNISKPLAPADGIEVQASTKVWIDHNSFSADRNHDKDYYDGLLDINHGSDSVTVSWNTFKDHFKGSLVGHSDNNASEDTGHLKVTYHHNWFNNVNSRIPSLRFGTGHFYDNYVVGAETAVHSRMGAQMLVENNVFRSTGVAVTTNRSSDVDGYANLRGNDLGGAATEVSQVGTFTTAPYSYTAEPASSVVASVTGGAGAGKI, encoded by the coding sequence ATGCGTACTCGCCCCCCACGTACACACGCGCAAAGATCCGCTCTGGCCGCCGGTGCGGCCGCGCTCGCGACGGCGGCCGCGCTGGCCGTCCCGCAGCCGGCCGGGGCTGCCGAGACCTCCCCCATCGGTTTCGGCGCCGGAACGACCGGCGGCGGCAGCGCCTCCGCGGTCACCGTCTCCACGCTGAGCGCCTTCAAGACGGCCGTCACCGGCAGCACGGCGAAGGTCGTCAAGGTCAACGGCCTGATCTCGCTGAGCGGTACGGTCGACGTCGGCTCCAACACCACGGTGCTGGGCGTCGGCTCGTCCTCCGGGTTCACCGGCGGCGGGCTGCGGCTGAAGAAGGTCACGAACGTGGTCGTCCGCAACCTGAACATCAGCAAGCCCCTCGCGCCCGCCGACGGCATCGAGGTGCAGGCCTCGACGAAGGTGTGGATCGACCACAACTCCTTCTCGGCCGACCGCAACCACGACAAGGACTACTACGACGGCCTGCTGGACATCAACCACGGCTCCGACAGCGTCACGGTGTCCTGGAACACCTTCAAGGACCACTTCAAGGGCTCGCTCGTCGGCCACAGCGACAACAACGCGAGCGAGGACACCGGCCACCTGAAGGTGACGTACCACCACAACTGGTTCAACAACGTCAACTCGCGGATCCCCAGTCTGCGCTTCGGCACCGGGCACTTCTACGACAACTACGTCGTCGGCGCCGAGACCGCGGTCCACTCGCGCATGGGCGCCCAGATGCTCGTGGAGAACAACGTCTTCCGGAGCACCGGAGTCGCTGTCACCACGAACCGGAGCAGTGACGTGGACGGTTACGCCAACCTGCGCGGCAACGACCTCGGTGGAGCCGCCACCGAGGTCTCCCAGGTCGGCACCTTCACCACCGCTCCGTACAGCTACACCGCCGAGCCCGCCTCCTCCGTCGTCGCCTCGGTGACCGGCGGCGCGGGCGCCGGAAAGATCTGA
- a CDS encoding pectate lyase, with protein MTSSARPRARRRALTGAMAALGLSVGMIMTLNAPTASAATWPTANGSQAVSSTIQLSGTKDYGMKRLYGTGDLGSGSQDEDQGPILNLAAGTVLKNVIIGAPAADGIHCAGSCTLQNVWWEDVGEDAATFRGSSSSNVYTVSGGGARSASDKVFQFNGAGTLNVSNFAVQNFGTFVRSCGNCSTQYKRTINLNTIEATYSGNKLVGINTNYGDSATLKKITIVGDSSKKIVPCQKYIGNNTGKEPTTNGSGPDSTYCKYATSDITYK; from the coding sequence ATGACTTCTTCGGCACGTCCACGCGCGCGTAGGCGCGCGCTGACCGGAGCCATGGCCGCACTTGGCCTCTCGGTTGGCATGATCATGACACTCAACGCGCCGACGGCCAGCGCCGCCACCTGGCCGACCGCGAACGGCAGCCAGGCGGTCTCCTCGACCATCCAGCTGTCCGGCACCAAGGACTACGGGATGAAGCGCCTGTACGGCACGGGCGACCTGGGCAGCGGCAGCCAGGACGAGGACCAGGGGCCGATCCTGAACCTGGCCGCCGGCACCGTCCTGAAGAACGTCATCATCGGGGCTCCCGCCGCCGACGGCATCCACTGCGCGGGCAGCTGCACGCTGCAGAACGTGTGGTGGGAGGACGTCGGCGAGGACGCGGCGACCTTCCGCGGCTCCTCGTCGTCGAACGTGTACACCGTCTCCGGCGGTGGCGCGCGGTCGGCCAGCGACAAGGTGTTCCAGTTCAACGGCGCCGGGACGCTCAACGTCTCCAACTTCGCGGTGCAGAACTTCGGCACTTTCGTGCGGTCCTGCGGCAACTGCTCGACGCAGTACAAGCGGACGATCAACCTCAACACCATCGAGGCGACCTATTCGGGCAACAAGCTCGTCGGCATCAACACCAACTACGGCGACAGTGCGACCCTGAAGAAGATCACGATCGTCGGCGACTCCAGCAAGAAGATCGTCCCGTGCCAGAAGTACATCGGGAACAACACGGGCAAGGAGCCGACCACGAACGGCTCCGGACCGGACAGTACTTACTGCAAGTACGCGACGTCCGACATCACCTACAAGTAG
- a CDS encoding PaaX family transcriptional regulator C-terminal domain-containing protein has translation MRRNVSEQPDEVDLRPLSARSVVLSLLLGAHPPEMPVKDLLRAVEPFEVGGSTLRAALSRMVSAGDLRRADTVYGLSDRLLARQRRQDDSVHPRTRAWSGDWEMVVITATGRGPAERAELRARLTALRLAELREGVWLRPANLLRVLPDDLDTVAQRYTARPGRPGPELAAELWSLGGWAARSRALLTHVAHADRPADRLTGFAAVVRHLLTDPVLPPELLPPDWPGAELRSAYAAYQGELADTVPQNQLRT, from the coding sequence ATGCGGAGGAACGTGTCGGAGCAGCCTGACGAGGTCGACCTGCGGCCGTTGTCCGCGCGGTCGGTCGTCCTGAGCCTGCTGCTGGGCGCGCATCCGCCGGAGATGCCCGTGAAGGACCTGCTCCGCGCGGTGGAGCCGTTCGAGGTCGGCGGCTCCACGCTGCGTGCCGCCCTCAGCCGGATGGTGAGCGCCGGTGACCTGCGACGCGCCGACACCGTGTACGGCCTCAGTGACCGGCTGCTCGCTCGTCAGCGCCGTCAGGACGACTCCGTGCACCCTCGCACGCGCGCGTGGAGCGGCGACTGGGAGATGGTCGTGATCACGGCGACGGGCCGTGGACCGGCCGAACGCGCCGAGCTGCGCGCGCGGCTGACCGCCCTCCGGCTCGCCGAACTCCGTGAGGGCGTCTGGCTGCGCCCCGCCAACCTGCTCCGAGTGCTTCCGGACGACCTCGACACGGTCGCCCAACGCTACACGGCCCGCCCCGGTCGCCCAGGGCCGGAGCTGGCCGCCGAGCTGTGGTCCCTCGGCGGGTGGGCGGCCCGATCCCGGGCGCTGCTCACCCATGTCGCACACGCGGACCGGCCCGCGGACCGGCTCACCGGCTTCGCGGCCGTCGTACGGCATCTGCTGACCGACCCGGTGCTGCCGCCCGAGCTCCTGCCGCCCGACTGGCCGGGCGCGGAACTGCGCTCCGCATACGCGGCCTATCAAGGAGAGCTGGCGGACACCGTGCCCCAGAACCAGCTCCGCACATGA